A part of Halobaculum sp. MBLA0143 genomic DNA contains:
- a CDS encoding UbiA family prenyltransferase, with amino-acid sequence MTVARDAAGPAAALRAFASQVHPVFMLPPLAGSVFGAVLAAGTVPDLGGSFEPVAAAVHVAAMFFAVYTAHVKDGYVDFYRREEDDDHPLSEWGCRAGLVGAAVGFFAALAGVTLLGGPVAAALALPTWVVGYLHAPQLDTNPVTATGGYPVGIALCILGGYAVQTGGLAAAPVAFAGVFLAVLTGVKVIDDATDYEYDRSIDKRTVAVVLGRERSRRLAYGLMGLGLFAVVAFTVDGLFPPASPAGGLAFAVVAVLAADRDPKTATMLLVRGAYLLLAGLVVAVFFRPLAGVPLPDVTVLGPYTYLATEVVFGSAAFALLTRAGAVRRALTTVAALYPVAYLWDWYTLTVGVFAIPMRTGVELLGIPLEEHLFMLVVPAFVLGIHETIYGDGRPERATDDERERGPEPEPDASVTETLD; translated from the coding sequence GTGACAGTAGCACGCGACGCGGCCGGTCCGGCCGCGGCTCTCCGCGCGTTCGCCTCGCAGGTCCACCCGGTGTTCATGCTGCCGCCGTTGGCGGGGTCGGTGTTCGGCGCGGTGCTGGCGGCGGGGACGGTGCCGGACCTGGGCGGGTCGTTCGAGCCGGTCGCGGCCGCGGTCCACGTCGCGGCGATGTTCTTCGCGGTGTACACCGCCCACGTCAAGGACGGCTACGTGGACTTCTACCGCCGCGAGGAAGACGACGACCACCCGTTGTCGGAGTGGGGCTGTCGGGCGGGGCTCGTCGGCGCGGCGGTCGGATTCTTCGCGGCGCTCGCGGGCGTGACGCTGTTGGGCGGCCCGGTCGCGGCCGCGCTCGCGCTGCCGACGTGGGTCGTCGGCTACCTCCACGCCCCGCAGTTGGACACGAATCCGGTGACAGCCACCGGGGGGTACCCGGTCGGGATCGCGCTGTGTATCCTCGGCGGGTACGCCGTCCAGACCGGCGGGCTGGCGGCCGCGCCGGTCGCGTTCGCGGGGGTGTTCCTCGCAGTTCTCACCGGCGTGAAGGTGATCGACGACGCGACGGACTACGAATACGACCGGTCCATCGACAAGCGGACGGTCGCGGTCGTGTTGGGTCGGGAACGGTCGCGTCGGCTGGCGTACGGGCTGATGGGGTTGGGACTGTTCGCCGTCGTCGCGTTCACCGTCGACGGACTGTTCCCGCCGGCGTCACCCGCGGGTGGGCTGGCGTTCGCCGTCGTGGCCGTGCTGGCGGCCGACCGCGACCCGAAGACGGCGACGATGCTGCTCGTCCGCGGGGCGTACCTCCTGTTGGCCGGGCTGGTCGTCGCCGTGTTCTTCCGCCCGCTCGCGGGCGTCCCGTTGCCGGACGTGACCGTCCTCGGACCGTACACCTACCTGGCGACGGAGGTCGTGTTCGGGAGCGCCGCGTTCGCGTTGTTGACGCGGGCGGGGGCCGTGCGGCGCGCCCTGACGACCGTCGCCGCGCTCTACCCGGTCGCGTACCTCTGGGACTGGTACACGCTCACCGTCGGTGTGTTCGCCATCCCGATGCGGACGGGCGTGGAGCTGTTGGGTATCCCGTTGGAGGAACACCTGTTCATGCTGGTGGTGCCGGCGTTCGTCCTCGGGATCCACGAGACGATCTACGGCGACGGTCGGCCAGAACGAGCCACCGACGACGAGCGAGAACGGGGGCCGGAGCCGGAGCCGGACGCTTCGGTGACGGAGACGCTGGACTGA